The proteins below come from a single Stutzerimonas stutzeri RCH2 genomic window:
- a CDS encoding response regulator translates to MKQLKRILHVEDVPSIQVVTRIALEKIGGFEVLSCPSGQAALEQVQAFAPDLILLDVMLPQMDGIELVRQLGQLIDLQQIPVVFLTGHLQPERLHELRQLGVRQVLSKPFDPLQLAAQLQQVWEAEHG, encoded by the coding sequence ATGAAACAGCTCAAACGCATTCTGCATGTCGAGGACGTGCCCTCGATCCAGGTCGTGACCCGCATTGCCCTGGAAAAGATCGGTGGCTTCGAAGTCCTCAGCTGTCCGTCGGGACAGGCTGCGCTGGAGCAGGTGCAGGCCTTCGCCCCGGACCTGATTCTGCTCGACGTGATGCTGCCGCAGATGGACGGCATCGAGCTCGTCCGCCAGCTCGGTCAACTGATCGACCTGCAGCAGATACCCGTGGTGTTTCTCACCGGGCACCTGCAGCCCGAGCGGCTGCATGAACTGCGTCAGCTCGGCGTGCGCCAGGTACTCAGCAAACCCTTCGACCCGCTACAGCTCGCTG
- the aguA gene encoding agmatine deiminase — translation MTTLTTTPRTDGYFMPAEWAPHSQTWMVWPQRPDNWRDNGSPAQAAFTAVAKAIARFEPVTVCASAEEYLAARAALNDPRIRVVEISTDDAWVRDTGPTFIVDDNGGLRGVDWTFNAWGGEDGGLYADWQRDDEVARKILEIEYCDRYRTEGFVLEGGSIHVDGQGTLITTEECLLNRNRNPQLTREQIEAVLREHLAVDSIIWLPHGLFNDETDGHVDNFCCFVRPGEVLLAWTDDANDPNFERCQAAMAVLQNARDAKGRALTVHKMPIPGPLHATAEECAGVVALDGSQPRDPSVRLAGSYVNFLIVNGGIIAPAFGDPLDAEAERILAQVFPEHQVVMAPGREILLGGGNIHCITQQQPAPLLR, via the coding sequence ATGACCACCCTGACTACCACCCCGCGTACCGATGGCTACTTCATGCCCGCTGAATGGGCACCGCACAGCCAGACCTGGATGGTCTGGCCACAGCGCCCGGACAACTGGCGAGACAACGGCAGTCCCGCGCAGGCGGCTTTCACTGCGGTCGCCAAGGCCATCGCCCGCTTCGAACCGGTCACCGTCTGCGCCAGCGCCGAGGAGTACCTCGCCGCCCGCGCGGCACTGAATGACCCACGCATCCGCGTGGTGGAAATCAGCACGGACGATGCCTGGGTGCGCGACACCGGGCCGACCTTCATTGTCGACGACAACGGTGGGCTGCGCGGCGTGGACTGGACGTTCAACGCCTGGGGCGGTGAAGACGGTGGTCTTTATGCCGACTGGCAGCGCGACGACGAAGTGGCGCGCAAGATCCTCGAGATCGAGTACTGCGACCGCTACCGCACCGAGGGCTTCGTGCTCGAGGGCGGCTCGATTCATGTCGACGGCCAAGGCACGCTGATCACCACCGAGGAATGCCTGCTCAATCGCAACCGCAACCCGCAGCTGACCCGCGAGCAGATCGAGGCGGTGCTACGCGAGCACCTGGCGGTCGACAGCATCATCTGGCTGCCCCACGGCCTGTTCAATGATGAAACCGACGGCCACGTCGACAACTTCTGCTGCTTCGTGCGCCCCGGTGAAGTGCTGCTGGCCTGGACCGACGATGCGAACGACCCCAACTTCGAGCGCTGCCAGGCGGCCATGGCTGTGCTGCAGAACGCCCGCGATGCCAAGGGCCGCGCGCTGACAGTGCATAAGATGCCAATCCCCGGCCCGCTGCACGCAACCGCCGAGGAATGCGCCGGCGTCGTCGCGCTGGATGGCAGCCAGCCGCGCGATCCATCGGTTCGCCTGGCCGGCAGCTACGTGAATTTCCTTATCGTCAACGGCGGCATCATCGCGCCGGCCTTCGGTGACCCGCTGGATGCCGAAGCCGAACGCATCCTGGCGCAGGTGTTTCCGGAGCATCAGGTGGTGATGGCGCCGGGTCGCGAGATTCTCCTTGGCGGCGGCAATATCCATTGCATCACCCAGCAGCAGCCGGCACCGCTGTTACGCTGA
- a CDS encoding VOC family protein, with protein sequence MEFLVNLDVDDLERAVDFYQSVFDLREGRRLGSFAVEMLGGPTPIYLLLKGAGSAATPGRTQQRSYERHWTPIHLDFVVTDIEAAAARAIAHGARLEQPITAQVGHKQALMADPFGHGFCLLQFTGGGYDELAN encoded by the coding sequence ATGGAGTTTCTGGTGAACCTGGATGTCGACGATCTGGAGCGGGCCGTCGATTTCTACCAGTCGGTGTTCGACCTTCGTGAAGGCCGCCGCCTCGGCAGCTTTGCGGTGGAGATGCTCGGCGGTCCGACACCGATCTATCTGTTGCTCAAGGGCGCGGGCAGCGCCGCAACCCCGGGAAGAACCCAGCAGCGCAGTTATGAGCGCCACTGGACGCCGATCCATCTGGATTTCGTCGTGACCGATATCGAAGCCGCCGCGGCCAGGGCCATCGCCCATGGCGCACGCCTGGAACAACCGATTACCGCTCAGGTCGGGCACAAGCAGGCGCTGATGGCCGATCCGTTCGGCCATGGTTTCTGCCTGTTGCAGTTCACCGGCGGAGGTTACGACGAGCTGGCCAATTGA
- the desA gene encoding delta-9 fatty acid desaturase DesA — protein MWHTGLLDLSVWQLIATTLLLTHVTIVSVTVYLHRYSAHRSLELHPALKHFFRFWLWLTTAMNTREWTAIHRKHHAKCETPDDPHSPVHKGLSTVVRKGAELYMEEAKNEETLRIYGKNCPDDWIERNLYSRFPNAGIVFMLLIDLALFGVLGLTVWAVQMIWIPFWAAGVVNGLGHAVGYRNFECRDAATNLVPWGILIGGEELHNNHHTYPNSAKLSVRKWEFDMGWAWIRLFSLLGLAKVNRTAPIAHRIEGKQQLDMDSAMAILNNRFQIMAQYRKLVIVPLVRQELGRADASVRHQLRRAKRLLAREPSLLQQEQQAHIDDMLAQSQALKVIYEKRLALQQIWTRTSSNGHDMLAAIKQWVHEAEASGIQSLREFAEHLRTYSLRPSVAPA, from the coding sequence ATGTGGCACACCGGTTTACTCGACCTTTCGGTCTGGCAACTCATCGCGACCACGCTGCTGCTGACTCACGTCACCATCGTCAGCGTTACGGTCTACCTGCACCGCTATTCGGCGCACCGCTCGCTAGAACTGCACCCGGCGCTCAAGCATTTCTTTCGTTTCTGGCTGTGGCTGACCACGGCGATGAACACCCGCGAGTGGACCGCCATCCACCGCAAGCACCACGCCAAATGCGAAACGCCTGACGATCCGCACAGCCCGGTGCACAAGGGCCTTTCGACGGTCGTGCGCAAGGGCGCCGAGCTGTACATGGAAGAGGCGAAGAACGAAGAAACCCTGCGTATCTATGGCAAGAACTGCCCGGATGACTGGATCGAGCGCAACCTCTATTCGCGTTTCCCGAATGCCGGCATCGTGTTCATGCTGCTGATCGACCTGGCCCTGTTTGGTGTCCTCGGCCTGACCGTCTGGGCGGTGCAGATGATCTGGATTCCGTTCTGGGCCGCCGGCGTGGTCAACGGCCTCGGCCATGCGGTCGGCTATCGCAACTTCGAATGCCGCGATGCGGCGACCAACCTGGTGCCCTGGGGCATCCTCATCGGTGGCGAAGAGCTGCACAACAACCATCACACCTACCCGAACTCGGCCAAGCTCTCGGTGCGCAAATGGGAGTTCGACATGGGCTGGGCCTGGATACGCCTGTTCAGCCTGCTCGGGCTGGCCAAGGTCAACCGCACCGCGCCGATTGCCCATCGCATCGAAGGCAAGCAGCAGCTGGACATGGACAGCGCCATGGCGATCCTCAACAACCGTTTCCAGATCATGGCGCAGTACCGCAAGCTGGTCATCGTGCCGCTGGTGCGCCAGGAACTGGGCCGCGCCGACGCCTCAGTGCGTCACCAGCTGCGTCGTGCCAAGCGCCTGCTGGCCCGTGAGCCGAGCCTGTTGCAGCAGGAACAGCAGGCGCATATCGACGACATGCTGGCGCAGAGCCAGGCACTCAAGGTGATCTACGAGAAGCGTCTGGCGCTGCAGCAGATCTGGACCCGGACCAGCTCGAACGGCCACGACATGCTTGCCGCCATCAAGCAGTGGGTGCACGAGGCCGAGGCCAGCGGTATTCAGTCGCTGCGCGAGTTCGCCGAGCACCTGCGGACCTACTCGCTGCGCCCATCCGTCGCCCCGGCCTGA
- a CDS encoding GGDEF domain-containing protein, whose amino-acid sequence MRLASNQSDSGMRMPPGGDAQTLLALIHARAEAARLGEREQLFSTLLGGVNAVLWAFDWQAQRMIYVSPAYERIFGRSPALLLADYGEWRNAIYPDDVEFAQKSMLAVLDEGAVETREYRIIRGDGQLRWLSDKCFIGRGADRGQGPIIVGIAEDITEKKQLEGELQRLATTDVLTQSSNRRHFFECARIEFERARQFASSLAFLLLDIDDFKRINDTHGHQMGDQVLQKVARCGASVLRQSDLFGRIGGEEFAAVLPGCQPDLAEQIAERLQREIERVVFTAENGERFRVTASLGLTYLRANDAELSTVFARADAAMYTAKRLGKNQVIVG is encoded by the coding sequence ATGCGGCTGGCGAGCAATCAGAGTGATTCGGGAATGAGGATGCCACCGGGCGGCGACGCGCAGACGTTGCTGGCGCTGATCCACGCACGGGCCGAAGCGGCCCGTCTGGGCGAGCGTGAGCAGCTTTTCAGCACCCTGCTGGGTGGCGTCAATGCCGTTCTCTGGGCATTCGACTGGCAGGCGCAGCGCATGATCTACGTCAGCCCGGCTTACGAACGTATCTTCGGCCGCTCGCCGGCCCTGCTGCTGGCCGATTACGGCGAGTGGCGCAACGCGATCTATCCGGATGACGTCGAGTTCGCGCAGAAGAGCATGCTCGCCGTGCTCGACGAGGGTGCCGTGGAAACCCGCGAGTACCGCATCATCCGTGGTGACGGGCAGCTGCGCTGGTTAAGCGACAAGTGCTTCATCGGCCGCGGCGCCGATCGCGGCCAGGGCCCGATCATCGTCGGCATCGCCGAGGACATCACCGAGAAGAAGCAGCTCGAGGGCGAACTGCAGCGTCTGGCGACCACCGATGTGCTAACCCAGAGCAGCAACCGCCGGCACTTCTTCGAATGCGCCCGCATCGAGTTCGAACGGGCGCGGCAGTTCGCTTCTTCGTTGGCGTTCCTGCTGCTGGATATCGATGACTTCAAGCGTATCAACGACACCCACGGCCACCAGATGGGCGATCAGGTGCTGCAGAAGGTCGCCCGCTGTGGCGCATCGGTGCTGCGCCAGAGCGACCTGTTCGGCCGCATCGGTGGCGAGGAATTCGCCGCCGTGCTGCCGGGCTGCCAGCCGGATCTGGCCGAGCAGATCGCCGAGCGCCTGCAGCGCGAAATCGAACGCGTGGTGTTCACCGCCGAAAATGGCGAGCGTTTCCGCGTTACCGCCAGTCTCGGTCTGACCTACCTCAGGGCCAACGACGCCGAGCTGAGCACGGTATTCGCCCGTGCCGACGCGGCGATGTATACCGCCAAGCGCCTGGGCAAGAACCAGGTGATCGTCGGCTGA
- a CDS encoding ATP-binding protein produces the protein MELPQANPASTLPMTPVRELSRLAALLRYEILDTPEESAFDDFTELAARLCETPIALISLVDDRRQWFKSRVGLEVSETPREISFCTYTILGEEIFEVPDALQDPRFCHNPLVVGDPHIRFYAGTPLTSPDGYNLGTLCVIDREPRRLSAEQRDTLERLGRQVIRLFEQHLLAHRYAEQAALQQAMLDSASSAVLVTRPDGVVTSVNPTAERMLGHSEQELVGHQLTSALFRREALQRRATLLANELQTPIEPDFAVLTAPLHRGRREMSEWRLRHRSGADVPVLVGVTAIHDEQEELRGYLVNAYDLAYQEQLQLRLQQIAAQVPGMLFQFHWRPDGASCFPYVSEGVEQIYGLSPGQLAGSFAPIIARVYALDRSALLGSIREAAAELAPWHIEHRVEHPRKGLIWVEARATPLQQVDGSVLWHGFVTDITVRKAEQLELERQQEMNRRLLEALSEAVIACDADGCLTLFNEKAKQWHGTDVAPVPPDEWPTRYQLYHPDGVTPLRPEEIPLLRALHGEHVCDHEMVLLGQGEPRHVLSNADPLYTSDGQPMGAVAVLHDITERKRIERLQREFISTVSHELRTPLTSITGALGLICSNVMGEVPEAMHELLDIAQQNSQRLNALIDDLLDMDKLHAGKMRFALLRQPLQPQLELALRSNRNYAEQHGVVLQLGACPAVTVEIDAMRLQQVLSNLLSNAAKFSPAGEQVELSATLSDGRVRISVRDRGPGISADFRERVFQKFAQADSSDSRQQGGTGLGLAISKELIERMGGQIGFESEPGHGACFWFELPSEGLAKESP, from the coding sequence ATGGAGTTACCGCAAGCAAACCCGGCGTCGACGCTACCCATGACGCCGGTGCGCGAGCTTTCACGCCTGGCGGCATTGCTGCGCTATGAAATCCTCGACACGCCCGAGGAGAGCGCCTTCGATGATTTCACCGAGCTCGCTGCACGCCTGTGCGAGACGCCCATCGCGCTGATCTCCCTGGTCGACGACCGTCGCCAGTGGTTCAAGAGCCGCGTTGGCCTGGAGGTCAGCGAAACCCCGCGGGAAATCTCCTTCTGCACCTACACCATCCTCGGCGAGGAAATCTTCGAAGTCCCCGATGCGCTGCAGGATCCGCGGTTTTGCCATAACCCGCTGGTGGTCGGCGATCCACATATCCGCTTCTACGCCGGCACCCCGCTGACGTCGCCGGATGGCTATAACCTCGGCACGCTGTGCGTGATCGACCGGGAACCGCGCCGGCTGAGTGCCGAGCAGCGCGACACGCTCGAACGCCTCGGCCGCCAGGTGATCCGCCTGTTCGAGCAGCATCTGCTGGCGCACCGTTATGCCGAGCAGGCGGCGCTGCAACAGGCCATGCTCGACAGCGCCTCCAGCGCGGTGCTGGTGACCCGCCCAGATGGTGTGGTGACCAGCGTCAACCCGACTGCCGAGCGCATGCTGGGCCACAGCGAACAGGAGCTGGTTGGCCATCAGCTGACCTCGGCGCTGTTCCGCCGGGAAGCGCTGCAGCGGCGTGCCACCCTGCTGGCCAATGAGCTGCAGACACCGATCGAGCCCGACTTCGCGGTGCTGACCGCGCCGCTGCATCGCGGCCGCCGGGAAATGTCGGAGTGGCGCCTGCGCCATCGCAGCGGTGCCGATGTGCCTGTGCTGGTCGGGGTCACCGCGATCCACGATGAGCAGGAAGAGCTGCGCGGCTATCTGGTCAACGCCTACGACCTGGCCTATCAGGAACAGCTGCAGCTGCGCTTGCAGCAGATCGCCGCCCAGGTGCCGGGCATGCTGTTCCAGTTCCACTGGCGGCCCGATGGCGCGTCCTGCTTTCCCTATGTCAGCGAAGGTGTCGAACAGATCTACGGACTGAGCCCCGGCCAGCTCGCCGGCAGCTTCGCGCCGATCATTGCGCGGGTCTATGCCCTCGACCGCAGCGCCCTGCTCGGCAGCATCCGCGAGGCAGCCGCCGAACTGGCGCCCTGGCACATCGAGCATCGTGTCGAGCATCCGCGCAAAGGGCTGATCTGGGTCGAAGCCCGTGCCACCCCGCTGCAGCAGGTCGACGGCTCGGTGCTCTGGCATGGCTTCGTCACCGACATCACCGTGCGCAAGGCCGAGCAGCTGGAGCTGGAGCGTCAGCAGGAAATGAACCGGCGCCTGCTTGAGGCACTCAGCGAAGCGGTCATTGCCTGCGATGCCGACGGCTGTCTGACCCTGTTCAATGAGAAAGCCAAGCAGTGGCACGGTACCGATGTCGCCCCGGTGCCGCCCGACGAATGGCCGACCCGCTATCAGCTCTACCACCCGGACGGCGTCACGCCGCTGCGCCCGGAGGAAATACCACTGCTGCGGGCACTGCATGGCGAGCACGTCTGCGATCACGAAATGGTGCTGCTCGGCCAGGGTGAGCCGCGTCATGTGCTGTCCAATGCCGACCCGCTGTACACCTCCGATGGCCAGCCGATGGGCGCGGTGGCGGTGCTGCACGACATCACCGAACGCAAGCGCATCGAGCGGCTGCAGCGCGAGTTCATCTCCACCGTCAGCCACGAGCTGCGCACCCCGCTGACCTCGATCACCGGCGCCCTCGGCCTGATCTGCTCGAACGTCATGGGCGAAGTGCCCGAAGCGATGCACGAGCTGCTCGACATCGCCCAGCAGAACAGCCAGCGCCTGAATGCGCTGATCGACGACCTGCTGGACATGGACAAGCTGCACGCCGGGAAGATGCGCTTCGCCCTGCTCCGCCAGCCGCTGCAACCGCAGCTGGAACTGGCCCTGCGCAGCAACCGCAACTACGCCGAACAGCATGGCGTGGTGCTGCAGCTGGGCGCCTGCCCGGCCGTAACGGTAGAGATCGACGCCATGCGCCTGCAGCAGGTGCTGAGCAACCTGCTGTCCAACGCGGCAAAATTTTCCCCGGCCGGGGAGCAGGTCGAGCTCTCGGCGACCCTCAGTGACGGGCGGGTACGCATCAGCGTCCGAGACCGCGGACCGGGGATTTCCGCCGATTTCCGTGAGCGGGTATTCCAGAAGTTTGCCCAAGCCGACTCGTCCGACAGCCGTCAGCAAGGCGGCACGGGACTTGGCCTGGCGATCAGCAAGGAGCTGATCGAACGCATGGGCGGGCAGATCGGTTTCGAATCCGAGCCCGGCCATGGCGCCTGCTTCTGGTTCGAGTTGCCCAGTGAAGGGCTGGCCAAGGAGAGTCCATAG
- a CDS encoding PAS domain S-box protein — translation MNNVGTTPHWTFALGSLLLVLLFGSLAFNDYRARDAAWQLEIETHGELQSLALRSAQSNQQRQADMVASALAGNVEVQRQMRRIDSALRAGATLDDARIELARQRLQAALTPAWSSMQRYQGMQLQLFWGDSGLTLLRMQQPERFGDAQAARRPMLQQALRDGVMQTGVEVDLRGASSRAIVPLYAEDERAGEPIGALEVGYNVLPDLAELSDQLAAGLALVVNRAALQAAGLDAPSGVQLHSGSDWRLTGHSATQILHWAQAGMLPEPESGMVLRLLSADGRIYMLNQIPLPTDNQARPTPAPLAVALVWRDISSMQAEHQRAERRLLVKWSLAWFIAEALLLTLAFLLLRRLSVQRQHRFAQQQQSRRQQRLYDRAQKIASLLPGMVFQLKRFANGRYAFIYVSEGARELYGTDPQRLLDDAAQALCRVHPQDLSRLKLALLRLAARPGTGAVQFRIYHPQRGLLWAEGRATAERLPDGSVLWHGFVTEITELMETTRALQKSESRFRAMVGNLPGVVYRCRNDGERNMSYLSNGIERLTGYPASDFVGDPVRSYASLIHPDDLALARQHPEQDSFEGIYRLINAEGRTVFVRERARVLHERDDPIGWCDGFIWDVTDQALAKAEMLERERYLSMLLDNVIDAIIIIDARGIIETFNHAAEQMFGYSSAEVLGQNLSMLMPEPDRSAHDGYLDHYTQRGTSRALEQNRELTALRRNGDTFTIELRVSQISHHGERKFIGLVRDITERKRIERMKSELVSIVSHELRTPLTSISGALGLIVGGALGEPSPSMRQMLDIAHQNSLRLGRLVDDLLDMDKLVAGKMALALRAHSLQVQLQLAVGANQGYAAQHRVQLELLPTPSLQLMADDDRLQQVLANLISNAVKFSPQDGTVRLGGERRGDWVRIWVRDQGPGIAPEFRARIFQKFSQADSSDTRQKGGTGLGLAISKELIEHMHGRIGFDSEPGHGACFWCELPLVPAAAELS, via the coding sequence ATGAACAACGTCGGCACCACACCGCACTGGACCTTCGCGCTTGGCAGCCTGCTGCTCGTGCTGCTGTTCGGCAGCCTGGCGTTCAACGATTACCGCGCCCGCGATGCCGCCTGGCAGCTGGAGATCGAGACCCATGGCGAGCTGCAGAGCCTGGCCCTACGCAGTGCGCAGTCCAATCAGCAACGCCAGGCCGACATGGTCGCCAGCGCGCTGGCCGGCAATGTGGAAGTCCAGCGCCAGATGCGGCGTATCGACAGCGCGCTGCGCGCCGGCGCGACGCTGGACGACGCGCGCATCGAACTGGCCCGCCAGCGCCTGCAAGCAGCCCTGACGCCCGCCTGGTCGTCGATGCAACGCTACCAGGGTATGCAGCTGCAGCTGTTCTGGGGCGATAGCGGACTCACCCTGCTGCGCATGCAGCAGCCTGAACGGTTCGGCGACGCGCAGGCGGCCCGCCGGCCGATGCTGCAACAGGCGCTGCGCGACGGCGTCATGCAGACCGGGGTGGAGGTCGACCTCCGCGGCGCCAGCAGCCGGGCAATCGTCCCGCTGTATGCCGAGGATGAGCGCGCCGGCGAGCCTATCGGCGCGCTGGAAGTGGGTTACAACGTTCTGCCGGACCTGGCCGAGCTGAGCGATCAGCTCGCCGCCGGACTGGCGCTGGTGGTCAACCGCGCCGCCTTGCAGGCAGCCGGACTGGACGCGCCCAGCGGCGTTCAACTGCACTCCGGTAGCGACTGGCGGCTCACTGGCCACTCGGCAACGCAGATCCTGCACTGGGCGCAGGCCGGGATGCTGCCGGAACCGGAGAGCGGCATGGTGCTGCGCCTGCTGAGCGCTGATGGGCGCATCTACATGCTCAACCAGATTCCGCTACCGACCGATAACCAGGCCCGACCTACTCCTGCGCCGCTGGCAGTGGCGCTGGTCTGGCGTGACATCAGCAGCATGCAAGCCGAGCACCAGCGCGCCGAGCGCCGGCTGTTGGTCAAATGGAGCCTGGCCTGGTTCATCGCCGAAGCCCTGCTGCTGACATTGGCGTTCCTGCTGCTAAGGCGCCTCAGCGTGCAACGGCAGCATCGGTTCGCCCAGCAGCAACAGAGCCGCCGCCAGCAACGCCTGTACGACCGTGCCCAGAAGATCGCCAGCCTGCTGCCGGGAATGGTGTTTCAGCTCAAGCGCTTCGCCAACGGCCGTTACGCGTTCATCTATGTCAGCGAGGGTGCTCGCGAACTCTATGGCACCGATCCGCAGCGTCTGCTGGACGATGCCGCCCAGGCGCTATGCCGTGTGCACCCGCAGGACCTGTCCCGCTTGAAGCTTGCGTTGCTGCGCCTGGCCGCGCGTCCGGGTACTGGCGCGGTGCAGTTCCGCATCTACCATCCGCAACGAGGTCTGCTCTGGGCCGAAGGCCGCGCCACCGCCGAGCGGCTGCCTGACGGTTCGGTGCTGTGGCACGGCTTCGTCACCGAAATCACCGAACTGATGGAAACCACCCGCGCGCTGCAGAAAAGCGAGAGTCGCTTTCGCGCCATGGTCGGCAACCTGCCCGGAGTGGTCTACCGCTGCCGCAACGATGGCGAACGCAACATGAGCTATCTGAGCAATGGCATCGAGCGACTGACCGGCTATCCGGCCAGCGACTTCGTCGGCGATCCGGTACGCAGCTATGCCAGCCTGATCCATCCAGACGACCTGGCCTTGGCGCGCCAGCATCCCGAGCAGGACAGCTTCGAAGGCATCTACCGGCTTATCAACGCCGAAGGTCGAACCGTCTTCGTGCGGGAAAGAGCCCGCGTGTTGCATGAGCGTGACGACCCGATCGGCTGGTGCGACGGTTTCATCTGGGACGTCACCGACCAGGCCCTGGCCAAGGCCGAGATGCTGGAGCGCGAGCGCTACCTGAGCATGCTGCTCGACAACGTGATCGACGCGATCATCATCATCGATGCCCGCGGCATCATCGAAACCTTCAACCACGCCGCCGAGCAAATGTTCGGCTACAGCAGCGCGGAGGTTCTGGGCCAGAACCTGTCGATGCTGATGCCCGAGCCGGACCGCTCCGCCCACGACGGCTATCTCGATCACTACACGCAGCGCGGCACCTCGCGCGCGCTGGAGCAGAACCGCGAACTCACCGCGCTGCGGCGCAACGGTGACACCTTCACCATCGAGCTGCGCGTGTCGCAGATCAGCCACCACGGCGAGCGCAAGTTCATCGGGCTGGTGCGCGACATCACCGAACGCAAGCGCATCGAGCGGATGAAGAGCGAGCTGGTGTCCATCGTCAGCCACGAACTGCGCACCCCGCTGACCTCGATCTCCGGTGCACTCGGGTTGATCGTCGGCGGCGCGCTGGGCGAGCCGTCGCCGAGCATGCGCCAGATGCTCGACATCGCCCACCAGAACAGCCTGCGCCTTGGCCGCCTGGTCGACGATCTGCTCGACATGGACAAGCTGGTCGCGGGGAAGATGGCGCTCGCCTTGCGCGCGCACTCGCTGCAGGTACAGCTGCAACTGGCAGTCGGTGCCAATCAGGGCTACGCCGCGCAGCACCGCGTGCAGCTCGAACTGCTGCCGACACCCTCGCTGCAGCTGATGGCAGACGACGACCGGTTGCAGCAGGTACTGGCTAATCTCATCTCCAATGCGGTCAAATTCTCGCCGCAGGATGGCACCGTCCGGCTGGGTGGTGAGCGCCGCGGCGACTGGGTTCGCATCTGGGTGCGCGACCAGGGCCCGGGCATCGCGCCGGAGTTTCGCGCGCGGATTTTCCAGAAGTTCTCCCAAGCCGACTCTTCCGACACGCGCCAGAAGGGCGGCACCGGGCTGGGCCTGGCCATCAGCAAGGAGCTGATCGAACACATGCACGGCCGGATCGGCTTCGATTCCGAACCCGGCCATGGCGCCTGTTTCTGGTGCGAGCTGCCGCTCGTGCCGGCCGCGGCCGAACTATCCTGA
- a CDS encoding response regulator encodes MAELRRILHVEDDPSIQAVTKLALEAIGGYQVLSCSSGAQALEEVEAFAPEFILLDVMMPGMDGPQTLLNLRERIDLERIPVTFMTAKVQPGEIEHLRKLGARDVIIKPFDPMQLAEQIRSIWLADRY; translated from the coding sequence ATGGCCGAGCTCCGGCGCATCCTGCACGTTGAAGACGACCCCTCCATCCAGGCGGTGACCAAGCTGGCCCTGGAGGCCATTGGCGGCTACCAGGTGCTGTCCTGCTCCTCGGGCGCCCAGGCGCTGGAAGAGGTCGAAGCCTTCGCTCCGGAATTCATCCTGCTCGACGTGATGATGCCCGGCATGGATGGACCGCAGACGCTGCTCAACCTGCGCGAGCGCATCGACCTGGAGCGGATTCCGGTAACATTCATGACGGCCAAGGTGCAGCCCGGCGAGATCGAACACCTGCGCAAGCTGGGCGCCCGCGATGTGATCATCAAACCATTCGACCCGATGCAGCTGGCCGAGCAGATTCGCAGCATCTGGCTGGCTGACCGATACTAG